A portion of the Vulpes vulpes isolate BD-2025 chromosome 5, VulVul3, whole genome shotgun sequence genome contains these proteins:
- the LOC112930418 gene encoding olfactory receptor 9I1-like: MAKNNLTTVTEFILMGFTDYHMWEITLFLMFLIFYIVTLLGNVGMIILIQVDVQLHTPMYFFLSHLALLDACYASVITPQILDTLATGKTVISFGQCATQFFFFTICAGTECFLLAVMAYDRCVAISNPLLYTVVMNPRICWGLVVGAYVCGVSGAILRTTCTFTLSFCDHNQINFFFCDVPPLLKLTCSDTTNTEIVIVFFGNFVILANALVILISYLLIIKAILKVKSPGGKVKTFSTCASHLTAVALFFGTLIFMYLRSSSNKSLEEDKVVSVFYTVVIPMLNPLIYSLRNKDVKAAFRKVTSRFQVSQSV, from the coding sequence ATGGCCAAGAATAATCTCACCACAGTAACAGAGTTCATTCTCATGGGCTTTACGGACTACCACATGTGGGAGATTACCCTCTTCCTGATGTTTCTCATTTTCTATATTGTCACCCTTCTGGGGAACGTGGGAATGATCATTCTGATCCAAGTGGATGTCCAACttcacacccccatgtacttcttcctgagCCATCTCGCCCTGCTGGATGCCTGCTATGCCTCAGTGATCACCCCTCAGATCCTGGACACACTGGCCACAGGCAAGACAGTCATCTCCTTTGGCCAGTGTGCTACGCAGTTCTTTTTCTTCACCATCTGTGCAGGCACAGAGTGTTTCCTGCTGGcagtgatggcctatgaccgctgTGTCGCTATTAGCAACCCACTGCTCTACACTGTGGTCATGAATCCCAGAATCTGCTGGGGTTTGGTGGTTGGGGCCTACGTCTGTGGGGTGTCAGGAGCCATCCTGCGTACCACATGCAccttcaccctctccttctgtgaCCACAATCAGATCAACTTCTTCTTCTGTGATGTCCCACCCCTGTTGAAGCTAACCTGCAGTGACACAACAAACACAGAGATTGTCATTGTCTTCTTTGGCAACTTTGTGATCTTGGCCAATGCCTTGGTCATTCTGATATCCTATCTGCTCATCATCAAGGCCATTCTGAAGGTGAAGTCTCCAGGTGGCAAGGTCAAGACTTTCTCCACATGTGCCTCCCACCTCACTGCTGTGGCCCTTTTCTTTGGGACTCTCATCTTCATGTATCTGCGGAGTAGCTCCAACAAGTCCCTGGAGGAAGACAAGGTCGTGTCTGTCTTCTACACTGTGGTCATTCCCATGCTAAACCCTCTGATCTATAGCCTAAGAAACAAAGATGTGAAAGCAGCCTTCAGAAAGGTCACTAGTAGATTCCAGGTGTCCCAGAGTGTGTAG
- the LOC112930537 gene encoding olfactory receptor 9I1-like has product MEKNGTMVTEFILLGFQLPAELQMGLFLVFLVLYFITMVGNLGMIVLIQRDPRLQTPMYFFLCHLSFLDICYSSVIVPQFLETLGTDKMAITYECCATQFFFFTLCASTECFLLAVMAYDRYVAVCNPLLYATAMTPQTCLGLVTGAYAGAMVNAVIRTGCTFSISFCKSNHVDFFFCDLPPLLKLACSDTKLRERVIYLLAFLVITTSISVILISYFFIIQAILKIRTAGGKAKTFSTCASHMTAVALFFGTLIFIYLKGNMGKSLGEDKIVSVFYTVVIPMLNPMIYSLRNKEVKEALKKAFSGMKVSQAD; this is encoded by the coding sequence ATGGAGAAGAATGGCACCATGGTGACGGAATTCATTCTGCTGGGGTTCCAGCTGCCGGCAGAGCTGCAGATGGGTCTCTTCCTTGTGTTTCTGGTCCTTTATTTCATCACCATGGTGGGCAACCTGGGCATGATCGTGTTGATTCAGAGAGACCCTCGTCTCCAaacccccatgtacttcttcctctgccatctTTCCTTCCTGGATATTTGCTATTCCTCTGTCATTGTCCCTCAGTTTCTTGAAACCTTGGGTACCGATAAGATGGCCATCACCTATGAGTGCTGTGCCACTCAGTTCTTCTTCTTTACCCTCTGTGCTAGTACTGAATGTTTCCTTTTGGctgtgatggcctatgaccgctatgtggcggTGTGTAACCCTCTCCTCTATGCCACTGCCATGACACCACAGACTTGCCTGGGGCTGGTGACTGGGGCATATGCTGGTGCCATGGTCAATGCTGTGATCCGCACTGGGTGTACCTTCTCTATCTCCTTCTGTAAGTCCAACCACGTGGACTTCTTCTTTTGTGACCTCCCACCCCTGCTGAAGCTTGCCTGTAGTGACACCAAGTTACGGGAACGGGTCATTTACCTCTTAGCTTTCTTGGTCATTACAACCAGTATTTCAGTGATTCTTATATCCTACTTTTTCATCATTCAGGCTATTCTGAAGATTCGTACAGCAGGTGGCAAAGCCAAGACTTTCTCCACCTGTGCTTCTCACATGACCGCAGTAGCTCTTTTCTTTGGGACACTCATATTCATATACCTGAAAGGTAACATGGGCAAGTCCCTTGGGGAGGACAAGATTGTGTCAGTATTTTACACTGTGGTCATCCCTATGTTGAACCCAATGATCTATAGCTTGAGAAACAAGGAAGTGAAGGAGGCTCTGAAGAAAGCTTTCAGTGGGATGAAGGTTTCCCAAGCAGACTAA